In Planctobacterium marinum, the DNA window TAAGCTACCGTTGCCCCAATACCCGAGGCAATGCCAACCCCTTTAGCGCTGGCTTTTATCGCAAGACCTGCAGCGGGATTTGCCAGGGCAACGCCAGTACCAACATAATTTGCGACTCTCGCCCCGGTTTTAACGTGTCCCAAATTGGTACCAATTTTCTCGCGCTTAACCGCATCTTTATTGTTATTTTTCATGCGGTCTTTATAGGTTTTTAAGCTGTTAGCTTCAGCGGTGAGATTACGCCGATCGTTTTTACTGATGTTGTTCAGTGGGTTCAGACCGGTTTTAAAATTATTCAGGGTCTGCATACGCTTACCTTTCGACATTTGATCGTAGATATAAGCGCGCTCTTCGTGCAAGCGGGTTGTGCTGGCCGCGTGCATCTTACCCGGCCCCTGCCCAATATGAGTTTCTAACTGTTTTCGTGCTGCACTGGCCATATTCTGCATAACGGGTGCTTCAGCATTTGCCTGTGTGTGCCCCGTGCCAGATGACAGGTTGGGCGCCGCAGCGGGCATCGGTTTTGACTTAGGACGGGGCTTGTTGTTCATAATCAATTCCTTAGAAATTTGCAACCAGATAAGAGACCCAACTTGGCAACTTTAACTTGATTATCACCCTAAATCTTCATAAATCAATATCTCGTCTAAATTATGCAGCGAAAAGCAAAAAACCAGGGTTTTTAAGCCCTGGTTTTTTCAGTTTCTATTGAACTTTGGCGGCTAATGCCAGCTAATAGTGCCCTTTTCTACTTTCTGCGCCAGCGGCAAATAGGTCTTTTCTACCACGTGACGTTTAACTTTGAGAGTTGGCGTTAACTCACCAGAATCTGTTGTCCACGCTTGCTGTGCAACTATGATGGCAGAAACCTTGGCATGCGCTTCCAATTTTGTATTCACTGCCGCAAGCGTTTCTAATAAGCTTTGTTCAATGTCTTTTTTGTCCAATGCTAAAGCATGCTCACTTAAGTTAATCACCAGAACCGGTTGCACCAATTGGGTTCCCATCAAGCACATTTGCTCAATGTACTCGTTATCACCAAACTCCGATTCGATTGGAATGGGTGCCACATATTTACCTTTTTCTGTTTTAAAGATATCTTTCTTCCTACCAACTATCGAAAGGTAACCGTCCTGCATCTCACCCAAATCACCGGTGTGTATGTACCCTTGCTCATTGAGTGTTTCTTTGGTTTTTTCTTCTTCTTTGTAGTAACCCAGCATATCTGACTCGGTCTTAAGTAGAATTTCACTATCTTCAGCGATCACCACTTCTGTACCGGGTAAGGGTTTTGAAACAGTACCAATGCGCACGTCCATACCGGGCCCCAAAACACTGCCGCAAGCAAAAGATTCGGTCATACCCCAACCTTCCCCAATATTGATATCGAGTTTGCTATACCACTGCAGAATCTTCTCTGACAAAGGCGCTGAGCCACTGACGAACAGGCGGGCCTGATCAAGTCCCATTTGCTTCTTGATTTTATTTCTGACAATGTTGTTTAGCAGAGGAATTTTCAACAAGGTTTGCAGTTTACGATTTGGCATCTTGGTTAAAATTTTCTTCTGGAACTGCGTCCACAAGCGCGGCACCGAACCAAAAATGGTGGGTTTTGCGTTATTAAGATCTTGCGCAAAAGTGTCGAGACTATCCACAAAATAAACCTTTAAACCATAACTCAATAAGGTAGATTCCACATAAGCGCGTTCAGTACAATGAGACAGAGGCAGGTAAGACATTATCCGGTCTTCAGTAGAAACCTGCATACGCTTACCAACGTTTTTACCCGCATTAACAAAGCTTTGATAATTATGCATAGCGCCCTTGGGATTTCCTGTACTGCCAGAGGTATACAAAATAGTCATCAAGTCATCAGGCTTAACCGGTGTGATATTCTCCGCTTCTTCGTACTTATCTTGTACCTCATTCCAATTGAATTCGGCCGGCATGCCCGGATAAGGAAAAGCGAGTTTTGGTACCGACTCAGGAATACCCTCTGCCTGAGCTTGCCAGTTATCTAGTTTCCCCACCAAAATCATTTTACTTTCTGAATGCTCCAGTACGTAACTAATGGTGTCTTTATTTGCAGTTGGATAGATCGGTACACTGACCAGGCCAGCATACATCAATGCAATATCAGAGATTATCCAGTGTGCACAGTTTTTAGAGAGTATTGCTACCTTATCTCCGGGATTGAGTCCTTGTTCCTGTAAAAAGCTAACCAGTTTTCTGGCTTCGGAATTAATTTGCTGCCAGTTAAAAGTCACCATTTCACCGTCAATTGGCTGAAATAGCACATCTCTTGAGCCATCTTGTACTAACCAATAAGTAAGCTTTTCTGCGGGTAGGGAGAGGTTTACAGTATTCATTCGGGTATAACTCCTTGCACGTCTGCACCGATTCTTGTGTAGTGTTTTTATCCATAGTAGGCAGAAATGTTAAGGAAATAAAAGCTTTTTACCGCACTGTTATCAGTTAATGCTGATTAGCCTAGCAGGTAACGGTTGATAACCGGCAAGATGCCTCAATAGGACATGCGGCAGCAGGAAAGGGCTGACACCACAACCGACAGATTCTATCACCTTTGTTACTGGTTAAACCTAAATTAAAGATAATTTTGGGCCTAAGCTCTTGCTGGAGGCTTTTCGGATAGTGCCGTTACTGATTCAATTTGAGTGTCTCGTGCGACACGGCAACTAAAGTTAGCCTAAACAAAACTGTACTTTGGTACAGGTGTATTTGGTTAAGCTGTTAACTATGATTGTGCTAATGAGCACTGAGGCTCATTTTTGACAACTATAGGGAATAGCAAAATGCAAGAATTAACATTGGATGAATTAAATCAAGTCAATGGCGGTGTATTAGTAAATGCACTCGCCGCAATTACGGGGGCCGTCGGTGCCATAGTGGGAACAATAATCGGTGGTGGAAATGACGTCGACGCAGAAGACATCGTACTAGCAGGTGTTGCAGGTGCCGTAAACTCAGTGCGTTCATTAGTGGGTGCAGTAAAATTAGTAGGGGGAAGTGTTGCTGGAGGTGGAACCGTAAACGTGATTCGGGATGTCATTGATTTAGAATTTAGTGGTTCTTGAATTCAATTATGGAACTTATCATTCTGCGTATCTTAATGACTGCGGCGCTAATACTAGCCACTATTTATGGTATAAAAAAATTTTGTGGAGTGGGCATACTTGATGACTTCCCCGAAGATCTGAAGGGCATTCGTTGGTTTTTGGCACAAACAAATATCTTCTTTGCAATAGTTGTTGGTTCTATTACTACCGACCTCGTCATTATGCCTATTATCCAAAAACTCTTTGGATGAAAATCTGGATTTGACAAGCTCAGCTAACAAAAAACCCGCCATAAGGCGGGTTTTTTAATTGGTTATAAAACTTAAAAATTAAGCTTTACCAACAACTTCAACCAACATCCAGTTCTTAGACTTGGATAATGGACGGCACTCTTTAAGAGTTACTACGTCGCCCATTTGGCATGTGTTGTTTTCGTCGTGAGCGTGCAACTTAGTTGTGCGCTTGATGAATTTCCCGTAGATAGGGTGCTTCACGCGGCGTTCAACAGCAACAGTGATAGTTTTATCAGCTTTGTTGCTAACCACACGACCTTGTACTGTACGAATCTTTTGTTCAGTCATTAGGCACCTGCCTTCTCAGTCAAAATGGTTTTAACACGCGCAATGTTACGACGAACTGTTTTCAATTGATGCGTTTGCGCCAATTGACCAGTGCTGTTTTGCATGCGCAGGTTGAATTGCTCCTGAAGAAGTTCGATCAGGTGCGCATTCAATTCTTCTACGCTCTTTTCTCTTAGTTCAGATGCATTCATTACATTACCGTCCGAGTTACAAAAGTGGTCTTAAACGGCAATTTCGCAGCTGCAAGTTCGAAAGCTTCTCGCGCCAATTCTTCTGGCACACCTTCCATCTCATACAGCACACGACCTGGCTGAATCTGACATACCCAGTATTCAACGTTACCCTTACCTTTACCTTGACGAACCTCAAGAGGCTTCTCAGTAATTGGCTTGTCAGGGAACACACGGATCCAGATTTTACCTTGACGTTTAACGTGACGAGTCATCGCACGACGAGCTGCTTCGATTTGACGAGCAGTCATACGGCCACGACCAACCGATTTTAAACCGAAAGTACCGAAACTTACTTTATTACCAGATGCCAGACCACGGTTGCGGCCCTTGTGCATCTTACGAAATTTCATACGTTTTGGTTGTAACATGATTACGCTCCTCTCTTAGCAGGACGCGACTTCTTCTTAGGTTGTTGCTGCTCTGGTTGCTCAGCCTTAGTAGGCAAACCACCCAAAACTTCACCTTTGAAGATCCATACTTTGATACCGATGATACCGTAAGTAGTCAACGCTTCTGAAGTTGCATAATCGATGTCGGCACGGAAAGTGTGTAGTGGTACACGACCTTCACGATACCATTCAGAACGAGCAATCTCTGCACCGCCTAAACGACCGCTAACTTCAACCTTGATACCTTTGGCACCTAAACGCATAGCGTTTTGCACGGCACGCTTCATGGCGCGACGGAACATAACACGACGCTCTAACTGGCTAGCGATG includes these proteins:
- the rplP gene encoding 50S ribosomal protein L16, with product MLQPKRMKFRKMHKGRNRGLASGNKVSFGTFGLKSVGRGRMTARQIEAARRAMTRHVKRQGKIWIRVFPDKPITEKPLEVRQGKGKGNVEYWVCQIQPGRVLYEMEGVPEELAREAFELAAAKLPFKTTFVTRTVM
- a CDS encoding AMP-binding protein, producing the protein MNTVNLSLPAEKLTYWLVQDGSRDVLFQPIDGEMVTFNWQQINSEARKLVSFLQEQGLNPGDKVAILSKNCAHWIISDIALMYAGLVSVPIYPTANKDTISYVLEHSESKMILVGKLDNWQAQAEGIPESVPKLAFPYPGMPAEFNWNEVQDKYEEAENITPVKPDDLMTILYTSGSTGNPKGAMHNYQSFVNAGKNVGKRMQVSTEDRIMSYLPLSHCTERAYVESTLLSYGLKVYFVDSLDTFAQDLNNAKPTIFGSVPRLWTQFQKKILTKMPNRKLQTLLKIPLLNNIVRNKIKKQMGLDQARLFVSGSAPLSEKILQWYSKLDINIGEGWGMTESFACGSVLGPGMDVRIGTVSKPLPGTEVVIAEDSEILLKTESDMLGYYKEEEKTKETLNEQGYIHTGDLGEMQDGYLSIVGRKKDIFKTEKGKYVAPIPIESEFGDNEYIEQMCLMGTQLVQPVLVINLSEHALALDKKDIEQSLLETLAAVNTKLEAHAKVSAIIVAQQAWTTDSGELTPTLKVKRHVVEKTYLPLAQKVEKGTISWH
- the rpmC gene encoding 50S ribosomal protein L29; the protein is MNASELREKSVEELNAHLIELLQEQFNLRMQNSTGQLAQTHQLKTVRRNIARVKTILTEKAGA
- the rpsQ gene encoding 30S ribosomal protein S17 is translated as MTEQKIRTVQGRVVSNKADKTITVAVERRVKHPIYGKFIKRTTKLHAHDENNTCQMGDVVTLKECRPLSKSKNWMLVEVVGKA